A section of the Humulus lupulus chromosome 2, drHumLupu1.1, whole genome shotgun sequence genome encodes:
- the LOC133818032 gene encoding uncharacterized protein LOC133818032, translating into MMLRRVLQQASIRRHIAKSYYLAPHLSSPSLDPKCFFSSSSQIPNSSFVEQLEDANQTTSQPSATLSIDRSGLYTPPEHSHEPTTSDSELVKHLKGIIKFRGGPISVAEYMEEVLTNPKAGFYINRDVFGAEGDFITSPEVSQMFGEMVGVWAMCLWEQMEQPKKVNLVELGPGRGTLMVDLLRGVSKFKNFIESLHVHLVECSPTLQKLQHQNLKCVDEDITDQVDKRTISTLAQTPVSWHAALEQVPSGVPTIIIAHEFYDALPVHQFQRASRGWSEKMVDVSEDSTFRFVLSPQPTPATLYLAKRCKWASTEEVTKLDQIEVCPKAMELTQTIADRISSDGGGALIIDYGTNGIVSDSLQAIRKHKFVNILDNPGSADLSAYVDFASIRHSAEEVSGGVAVYGPITQSQFLGSLGINFRVDALLPNCTDEQAESLRTGYWRLVGEGEAPFWEGPDEEAPIGMGTRYLAMAIVNKKQGVPVPFQLTLK; encoded by the exons atgatgctgAGGCGAGTGCTGCAACAAGCTTCCATCCGGCGCCATATTGCCAAGTCCTACTACTTGGCTCCTCATCTATCTTCACCTTCTTTGGATCCCAAatgttttttctcttcttcttcccaaATTCCCAACAGTTCTTTCGTCGAACAATTAGAGGACGCAAACCAAACCACTTCTCAACCCAGTGCCACCCTCTCCATCGATCGCTCTGGTCTATACACTCCACCTG AGCATTCTCATGAACCTACTACCTCTGATTCCGAGCTCGTCAAGCATCTTAAAGGCATCATCAAG TTCCGGGGTGGTCCAATCTCGGTTGCTGAGTATATGGAGGAAGTTTTGACCAATCCTAAAGCTGGATTCTATATTAATCGAGATGTGTTTGGAGCAGAAGGTGATTTTATCACCTCTCCTGAAGTGAGCCAGATGTTTGGAGAG ATGGTTGGTGTTTGGGCAATGTGCTTGTGGGAGCAAATGGAGCAaccaaaaaaagttaatctagtTGAGCTAGGCCCAGGAAGAGGAACTCTTATGGTGGATCTTCTTCGT GGTGTGTCAAAGTTTAAAAACTTCATCGAGTCATTGCATGTACACTTGGTGGAGTGTAGTCCAACATTGCAGAAACTTCAACACCAGAACTTGAAATGTGTTGACGAAGATATTACGGACCAGGTTGATAAAAGGACTATTAGTACATTGGCCCAAACACCGGTATCATGGCATGCTGCATTGGAGCAAGTTCCTTCAGGAG TGCCAACAATTATAATTGCGCACGAATTCTATGATGCTTTACCGGTTCATCAGTTTCAG AGGGCTTCTCGGGGCTGGAGTGAGAAAATGGTTGATGTTTCAGAAGATTCAAC GTTTCGTTTTGTTCTATCTCCACAGCCTACACCTGCAACTCTCTATCTCGCAAAACGCTGCAAGTGGGCCTCAACTGAAGAAGTAACAAAACTTGATCAAATTGAGGTTTGCCCCAAGGCAATGGAACTGACTCAAACTATTGCCGATAGAATCAGTTCTGATGGAGGTGGGGCTCTTATAATTGATTATGGCACGAATGGAATAGTCTCCGATAGTCTGCAG GCCATTCGAAAACATAAATTTGTCAACATTCTCGATAATCCAGGCTCAGCAGATCTCAGTGCGTATGTTGATTTTGCTTCAATTAGGCATTCCGCCGAGGAAGTATCAG GAGGTGTGGCTGTTTATGGCCCAATTACACAGTCTCAGTTCCTTGGTTCTCTCGGAATAAATTTTCGAGTGGATGCTTTGTTGCCGAACTGCACAGATGAGCAAGCAGAGTCTCTAAGGACTGGATATTGGCGACTGGTGGGGGAAGGTGAAGCTCCCTTCTGGGAGGGACCGGATGAAGAGGCACCAATTGGAATGGGTACTCGCTACTTAGCCATGGCTATTGTGAACAAGAAACAAGGTGTTCCAGTTCCCTTTCAGTTAACTCTGAAATGA